The following DNA comes from Brassica oleracea var. oleracea cultivar TO1000 chromosome C5, BOL, whole genome shotgun sequence.
AATATCTATAAGAAGATTATGTCTGCATGTGCGGGCAAGACACCTAGCATAAAATAGAACACAAAAATATCGTAGTTTTAGATATACATATTTTTAAGCCAAGTACAAATCGGTTTTTATCGGGTCGGGTCTATTCGGGTCGGTTCTTTTTCGGTTCCGGTTCTTTCGGGTAAAAAAAATTTAGACCCAAAAGGTACTTGTAAATTTTCGGTCCGGTTCCGGGTCGGGTATTTTTGGGTCGGTTTCGGTTCGGGTCTTCGGGTCCAGGTTAAAATGCTCAGGCATACTATTATTCATAGAAAAGTTATGAAATTAAATAAAATATTGGATCAATACTATATTATTCAAAATACACTATGAAATGCATTTTCCCTTGCGGTTTAGTTTATTTATTTTTCTAAATTTAGCAGAAAAATATGAAATCATACAAAACATTACAAAAAAAAAAAGAACTATCTATAAAAAAAAAAAAAAAAAAAAAAAAAAAAAAAAAAAGAGTAATATACTCGCCACTCGGTCTTTATCAGAAAGCTAGCGTCTGGTAATGCATCTTCTTGCTCGCATGTACCCTGAAGGAGGGCTATTCAACGAGATGCTGCAACGGGTGTGCAACCAATAAGAGTATCTCATAAACGACCCGAGGTCCGAGCGCGCGTGAAACGTTCCTCTCAGGTTCAGCAACACAGGACCGTTTCCGAGCTGCAGCTGCAACTCCTGGCTCTGAGTCATTTCAATAGGGACCTGACTGCTCACGAGATGGAAGCTCGTGAACATCGACATTCCCTTCGGGACAATGAACGGCTCGATGTGCTCCGTCGCTATGAGCGTGTTGTAGAAAAAGAGCTCGAACATCACGTAGCTGAAGTCCACGTTGCTTTTCTTGCTCGGGTTTGTGAAGTTTACCACAACGGCGAGGTCTCCGTTTAGGGAGTAGCCCATGTCGAGATTCGCGGTGTTTAGTGTTGCTGCTGAGATGTCGAAGTATGGTGAGTTTGGACGGTTGCTGAGGTGGACGAGGAGGAGGATGAGACCGGAAAGAATCAGGATGATCAGGAGAATTGCACAGCAGACTGTAGCCGAAAGTTTCATGGGTTCGGTCCTCTTCGAGCCTGGTTGATGAGATGCTGGTCGTGTTTGAGCTGTCCACCATGTACTTGGTTCAGGTTTATAGCCACCATGGTGTGGAGGTCGTTGTTGATCTTCAGGGCTTAATAGCAATGGCCTGCCAGAGCGTGGTGGTAGAGGTTCTTCTGGCCTCAGTGGCAAGGGTCTTGAGGAAGGTGGTTCATGGATTGGTTCAGGTGGCTCGGTCTGGTGGCGTCCTCTAGTCTTTATTTTTGGCCCGGTTGGAGCAACGGGGTGAGTCCGCGGGTCCTGGTGGTGGTCCGGAGCGGTCCATGAGCTCGAGGGACCACCGGGATGGTGGTCCTGTGAAAACTGAACGAAATGCGGGTTGGTTTCATAGTGGTGGTGAGACATTGAAGCATCAATAAAAATGAGAAAAGAGTTGTGTGATAGCAAGAAAGTAGAAACTTTGAGTGTTTTTTTAATGAGAGAGATGATAGCTTGATGAGAAGTTCAAGTATGATTCTTGTGTTAAAGGAAACTGATACAAGGAAGCAAGTAATCTTCTTACATATTCTTCGTTCTAACTTCTAACAAACAAAAAAAAAAGTAAACAGAACTGTAACCATCATCTATTTGGAAAAGAAATGTAAAGACTAGGTCCGATTCACTTTTTGTTGTTCTTACAGTACCAAGATATTCAAGGTTCTTGGAGAGAAAGAGGTGAGAGCTTACAGGGTCCAATTATGCAAAAATGTTCTACAAGCGTACCTTTAAAGGAGAATTTCATGCTTCACCAACCAAGAAACAACAAAGCTTGATGTGCCGATACATAAAAAAGGTAACTCCTCAGTCCAAAATTAATCGGTCCTCAGTGTAATATTTCTGAGGAGTGGGTTTAAACTTTAAACTGAGTTAGGAGAAATTGTTTCATCTCCAACGCTAGAGAGCTGGCTGACTTGTTCCATAGTCTGACCATAAATGAT
Coding sequences within:
- the LOC106343812 gene encoding uncharacterized protein LOC106343812, whose product is MSHHHYETNPHFVQFSQDHHPGGPSSSWTAPDHHQDPRTHPVAPTGPKIKTRGRHQTEPPEPIHEPPSSRPLPLRPEEPLPPRSGRPLLLSPEDQQRPPHHGGYKPEPSTWWTAQTRPASHQPGSKRTEPMKLSATVCCAILLIILILSGLILLLVHLSNRPNSPYFDISAATLNTANLDMGYSLNGDLAVVVNFTNPSKKSNVDFSYVMFELFFYNTLIATEHIEPFIVPKGMSMFTSFHLVSSQVPIEMTQSQELQLQLGNGPVLLNLRGTFHARSDLGSFMRYSYWLHTRCSISLNSPPSGYMRARRCITRR